In the Bremerella alba genome, one interval contains:
- a CDS encoding outer membrane protein assembly factor BamB family protein: MNEQDLIVLVQESPIDDLTLDQIRQLRAQLSESPQLRDALSERLQMDHHLVDALGASGDTPDQFVQKVMQRKQRQNAGSRWVFSLAIALLLVAAVGLGVFYQLQAGASATDIAATDDSETLDHAPADAEKSERPIKREPEAAPDPSTSDKPEEVPATDTVETEDQSREPETTEQDLPEVEQALVPRDVAPLTFAHLTSLPEADRRDSLTRSQYDSWLTKASDKLPAEIQEFRDGDRPQTKMKGWFRLRGQLPSQAALRFEMSDIHRVRFHFYCGDQGVSVVRHQHDYSPWYAYAMTPGDDGIQPKNLRLQANDGYREHRGPARHYRPVAFYYDDATSELVFYRGDVEVIRTPLPSVPDRIYIEGESIIRRMNLWPLKDLPQGQAEYPQQVAIEQTADLSWQSKLAEQTTLEKNQDGTLSLVSNNPKDHSWACVPIPGYGMRMVELELTGVDHSHGVFLTQPAKTPDEGKMAEAPAPKDGLVFNRNRKTDELYARFSHIWDSGHQVDRDPLDHPATQVGDHVWIRLLAGGGQVRGWISLDGQHWALLSSEDNDTKGVYNHIGISAAKVEGDHRLTIKKLVVRELPGLTGLFPQPHWEKVEQVTWQELGESPYAEEPFILPDGSKLPADLATRLRRYGCTGASYEHMTELCEEAIQAAPNNAQKRQVIQDMLALTRTWPLGHNERRFMGWCEEQLGKLFEEQLPTAERQNYAAFRRELLNQASINRDAMGYFSQERFNAEMLMAIEQGRWNDILDNCEAMRRYYPHDPRKLRSEFPIINWAGGIAVRHSGRANQAADYLTEGRSTTLLVEDLSKEAYNISAELNAALESDAIADACRLITQIPESAAEGLAPSGSDPDHLFSVTAAIQMAVQNHEALQDQMEKEHSDLAQLRVNSAIQRGDRKIVELVTLQFFDTQAAAEAHLWLGDQATSAGDFASSLQHYIKAARSADGPLKSKVDARLLMLGHMPSGDQAEPTEPISIGSTTLTASSLIDQTGVIRTAQTAQQEVARTDAALGAHAKWPEMASINPTGFTLKGSWGRESGRVPSAVKETNFDWHGQALGMTLLGDQAYICNRFEIAKLDLKNKKEIWTRSQRDKDRGKAHDYPYTRCVPLIVGDMVVTRMLHEKGFALYGFDRESGDQRWVTNLDDQMVLATDPISVQGRVLIVTLREVSQSTFAVRLSRVDLTTGEILDSHPLFRIRDTWFDRGIGNVVAHREQLLIDLGGALASCDISGHLQWVRKQLTFPQKIDSRWSGQQLSNIEIFGNQAISFHAGALRLECFDVATGTLRWTIPATNVQSIELLDDETLLVEETDRWLLVSEASGKVASQIAKPENLLSWHRTQDALIGLTYHKPVEKDGKATLQVVRVDVLSGEVQPLQSTEVAGKELPAAGPFFYGAEKWFLWFHEDQKKDERQVMVVE, encoded by the coding sequence TAGCCTGGCGATCGCCTTGCTGCTGGTCGCAGCCGTCGGCCTGGGTGTTTTCTATCAGCTTCAAGCAGGGGCATCTGCTACCGACATCGCAGCGACCGACGACTCGGAAACGCTCGACCATGCCCCGGCAGACGCCGAGAAGTCAGAGCGTCCTATCAAGCGCGAGCCCGAAGCTGCCCCAGATCCGAGCACATCCGATAAGCCTGAGGAAGTTCCCGCAACGGACACCGTCGAAACGGAAGACCAGTCACGCGAGCCAGAAACGACCGAGCAAGACTTGCCGGAAGTCGAGCAAGCCCTCGTTCCCCGTGACGTGGCTCCTTTAACGTTCGCCCATTTAACCTCCCTGCCGGAAGCCGATCGGCGCGATTCATTAACGCGATCGCAGTACGATTCGTGGCTGACCAAAGCTTCCGACAAACTTCCGGCAGAAATCCAAGAGTTTCGCGACGGTGATCGTCCGCAAACTAAAATGAAGGGCTGGTTTCGTCTGCGTGGGCAGCTTCCTTCGCAAGCGGCACTGCGGTTCGAGATGTCCGATATCCATCGTGTGCGGTTTCATTTCTACTGCGGCGACCAAGGGGTAAGCGTCGTCCGGCATCAGCACGATTATTCTCCTTGGTATGCCTATGCAATGACCCCTGGCGACGATGGCATCCAACCGAAGAACCTGCGTCTGCAAGCCAACGACGGCTACCGCGAGCATCGCGGACCGGCACGGCACTATCGCCCGGTAGCGTTCTATTACGACGACGCGACAAGTGAACTGGTCTTCTACCGCGGCGACGTGGAGGTGATTCGTACGCCGCTGCCGTCGGTGCCCGATCGTATCTACATCGAGGGCGAATCGATCATTCGTCGGATGAACCTCTGGCCTTTGAAAGACCTGCCGCAGGGGCAAGCCGAGTACCCGCAGCAAGTCGCGATCGAGCAAACCGCCGACCTGTCCTGGCAGTCGAAATTGGCCGAGCAGACCACCCTGGAAAAGAACCAGGATGGCACGCTTTCCCTAGTGAGCAACAACCCCAAGGACCATAGCTGGGCTTGTGTGCCGATTCCCGGTTATGGCATGCGGATGGTCGAACTTGAACTAACCGGCGTCGATCACTCGCACGGAGTCTTTTTGACGCAGCCAGCCAAGACGCCGGATGAAGGAAAGATGGCGGAGGCTCCGGCCCCGAAGGATGGCCTGGTCTTCAACCGGAATCGCAAGACGGATGAACTCTACGCGCGCTTTTCACACATCTGGGATTCCGGCCATCAGGTCGACCGCGATCCACTGGATCATCCGGCAACGCAGGTAGGCGACCATGTTTGGATTCGCCTACTCGCCGGTGGAGGCCAAGTCCGCGGCTGGATCAGTCTCGACGGCCAGCACTGGGCCTTGCTCTCTAGCGAAGACAACGACACCAAAGGGGTCTACAACCACATTGGCATTTCCGCCGCTAAAGTCGAAGGAGATCACCGCCTTACGATTAAGAAGTTGGTCGTGCGCGAGCTTCCCGGGCTCACGGGTCTCTTTCCCCAACCGCACTGGGAAAAGGTCGAGCAAGTAACCTGGCAAGAGTTGGGCGAATCTCCCTATGCCGAAGAGCCATTTATCTTACCTGACGGATCGAAGCTGCCGGCCGACCTGGCAACGCGTTTGCGCCGTTATGGGTGCACCGGCGCATCGTACGAGCACATGACCGAACTATGCGAAGAGGCGATTCAAGCAGCCCCCAACAACGCCCAAAAGCGGCAGGTCATTCAAGACATGCTGGCCCTGACCAGGACCTGGCCATTGGGACATAACGAGCGGCGATTCATGGGGTGGTGCGAAGAGCAGCTAGGCAAGCTCTTTGAAGAGCAGCTTCCCACCGCAGAGCGACAAAACTACGCTGCATTTCGTCGCGAACTGTTGAACCAGGCGTCGATCAATCGCGATGCGATGGGATACTTTTCGCAAGAGCGTTTCAATGCCGAAATGCTGATGGCGATTGAACAGGGGCGCTGGAACGACATCCTCGACAACTGCGAAGCGATGCGTCGATATTACCCGCACGATCCCCGCAAGCTGCGAAGCGAGTTCCCCATCATCAACTGGGCAGGCGGCATTGCCGTGCGTCATTCGGGCCGGGCCAATCAAGCCGCCGATTACCTGACCGAAGGACGCTCGACCACGTTGCTGGTCGAAGACCTGAGCAAGGAAGCGTACAACATCAGTGCCGAACTCAACGCCGCGCTCGAAAGCGACGCCATCGCCGATGCTTGTCGCTTGATCACGCAAATTCCAGAGTCTGCCGCGGAAGGCCTGGCCCCTTCTGGCAGCGACCCCGATCACCTCTTCTCGGTGACGGCGGCCATTCAAATGGCCGTGCAAAATCACGAGGCCCTGCAAGATCAGATGGAGAAAGAGCACTCCGATCTGGCCCAATTGCGGGTGAACTCCGCGATTCAGCGCGGCGACCGCAAGATTGTCGAACTGGTGACACTGCAGTTCTTCGACACCCAGGCCGCCGCCGAAGCGCATCTGTGGTTGGGCGATCAAGCCACATCGGCCGGCGACTTTGCCTCTTCGCTGCAGCACTACATTAAAGCGGCCCGCTCGGCTGACGGACCATTGAAGTCTAAGGTCGATGCCCGGCTGTTGATGCTGGGTCACATGCCGTCAGGGGATCAGGCCGAACCAACCGAGCCGATCTCGATTGGTTCGACGACCCTCACAGCCAGTTCCTTGATCGACCAAACAGGCGTAATCCGCACAGCCCAGACAGCCCAGCAAGAGGTTGCCCGGACAGATGCTGCTCTAGGGGCCCATGCCAAGTGGCCAGAGATGGCTTCGATCAACCCGACCGGCTTCACCCTGAAAGGATCGTGGGGGCGCGAATCAGGACGAGTTCCATCGGCCGTGAAAGAAACGAATTTCGATTGGCATGGGCAGGCCCTGGGCATGACGCTGTTAGGAGACCAAGCGTATATCTGCAATCGATTCGAGATCGCAAAGCTCGACCTGAAAAATAAAAAGGAAATCTGGACGCGATCGCAGCGTGATAAGGACCGTGGTAAAGCGCACGACTACCCTTACACGCGCTGCGTCCCTTTGATTGTTGGCGATATGGTGGTCACGCGGATGCTGCATGAGAAAGGGTTCGCCCTGTATGGATTCGATCGAGAATCGGGCGACCAACGTTGGGTGACCAATCTCGACGACCAGATGGTCTTGGCCACCGATCCAATTTCGGTACAAGGCCGAGTCCTCATCGTTACGCTTCGCGAGGTCTCTCAGTCCACTTTTGCTGTGCGACTTTCGCGGGTTGATCTTACCACAGGCGAAATTCTCGACAGTCATCCGCTGTTTCGCATTCGCGATACATGGTTCGACCGGGGCATTGGCAACGTCGTCGCCCATCGCGAGCAGCTCTTGATCGATCTGGGAGGAGCGTTGGCATCGTGTGATATCTCTGGCCATTTGCAGTGGGTCCGCAAGCAGTTGACCTTTCCGCAAAAGATCGACTCACGTTGGTCAGGTCAGCAGCTGAGCAACATCGAGATTTTCGGAAACCAGGCCATTTCGTTCCATGCCGGTGCGCTTCGCCTGGAGTGCTTCGACGTGGCCACCGGTACGTTGCGCTGGACCATACCGGCCACCAACGTGCAATCCATTGAGTTATTGGACGACGAGACGCTGCTGGTCGAAGAGACCGACCGTTGGCTTCTCGTGTCGGAAGCGTCCGGTAAAGTGGCCTCGCAGATAGCAAAACCAGAGAATCTGCTATCGTGGCACCGAACGCAAGACGCGCTAATTGGCCTGACCTACCACAAGCCTGTCGAAAAAGATGGTAAAGCGACCCTTCAAGTGGTTCGTGTCGATGTTCTCTCTGGCGAAGTCCAGCCGCTTCAATCGACCGAAGTCGCAGGCAAGGAACTTCCGGCCGCTGGCCCCTTTTTCTATGGAGCGGAGAAGTGGTTCCTCTGGTTTCACGAGGACCAGAAAAAGGATGAACGTCAGGTGATGGTGGTCGAGTAG
- a CDS encoding squalene--hopene cyclase translates to MSFSRILIFSTLLVLSATGGTRAVAEGEWEVTPESRQALEQGLNWLAENQGPNGDWESDDLGLVGMGALAFMADGHAPGRGKYGQPLDRAINKILSSPRPSGLLNIADAQRDMYNHGLTTFVLGQAHGMTHDTRINPVLDRALKLIAFTQAEDGGWDYRAVRRDNGHDLSLAVMQAKALRSAMDTGIEVAPEVVDLAIGSVREHYSPEGVSRDAAEAEQKKYPGQFTYTRHGGKASLAMAAAGVVCLQEFGQYDDWRIAKNMEVIHAEIAKLKEKKNKGNGRLPFDAYTLYYVGQALYQTGGEDWKRSYPTLRDAVIESQFNRPEDLRYHGMWHAGAHVNNMPGDLYGTAVGCFILAMPNRYLPILQEGRIESFQQDAGR, encoded by the coding sequence ATGTCCTTTTCCCGAATATTGATCTTCTCGACCCTCTTAGTGCTCAGCGCTACCGGCGGTACGCGCGCCGTGGCTGAAGGAGAGTGGGAAGTCACTCCCGAAAGCCGTCAGGCACTCGAGCAGGGCCTGAATTGGCTTGCCGAAAACCAGGGCCCCAATGGGGACTGGGAATCGGACGATCTGGGCCTGGTGGGCATGGGGGCGCTTGCGTTTATGGCCGACGGCCACGCCCCAGGCCGCGGCAAGTATGGTCAACCACTGGATCGAGCGATCAACAAAATCCTCTCCAGCCCCCGCCCTTCCGGCTTACTGAATATCGCCGACGCGCAGCGCGACATGTATAACCACGGGCTCACAACGTTCGTTCTGGGGCAAGCCCACGGAATGACCCACGACACGCGGATTAATCCAGTACTAGATCGCGCGCTGAAACTGATTGCATTCACCCAGGCCGAAGATGGCGGCTGGGATTATCGCGCAGTCCGCCGAGACAATGGGCACGACCTGAGCCTGGCCGTGATGCAGGCCAAGGCCCTACGCAGCGCAATGGATACCGGCATCGAAGTTGCCCCCGAGGTGGTCGACCTGGCCATCGGTAGTGTACGCGAACACTACAGCCCCGAAGGCGTTTCTCGCGATGCGGCCGAAGCCGAACAGAAAAAGTACCCAGGGCAGTTCACTTACACGCGTCACGGCGGCAAGGCCTCGCTGGCCATGGCGGCCGCAGGGGTCGTTTGCCTGCAAGAGTTCGGCCAATACGATGACTGGCGAATCGCGAAAAACATGGAAGTCATTCACGCCGAGATTGCGAAGCTAAAAGAAAAGAAAAACAAGGGCAACGGGCGACTTCCCTTTGATGCCTATACCTTGTACTACGTCGGACAAGCACTGTATCAGACCGGTGGCGAGGATTGGAAGCGTTCTTACCCGACCCTCCGCGATGCGGTCATTGAATCGCAGTTCAATCGCCCCGAAGATCTGCGATATCATGGAATGTGGCACGCCGGTGCCCATGTCAACAACATGCCTGGCGACTTATACGGTACGGCGGTTGGGTGCTTTATCCTGGCGATGCCCAATCGCTATCTGCCGATCCTGCAAGAAGGCCGTATCGAATCGTTCCAACAAGATGCCGGCCGCTAA